A region from the Aegilops tauschii subsp. strangulata cultivar AL8/78 chromosome 5, Aet v6.0, whole genome shotgun sequence genome encodes:
- the LOC109733112 gene encoding receptor-like protein kinase FERONIA: MADTARHPLLILLAVVAATAIIVAISVAVVLYHKRNKRKKNRELSDAGSRTSARWLPQYNSYAVGKSFTFEEIREASSNFAQSLVIGVGGFGKVFCGVVDDGTKKVAIKRWNPSPEQSMHEVQAKIEALSKLQHPHLVSLIGFCLFKKEMILVWEYMEHGTLREHLYNNSGKPVLSCSWRHRLHMCIGAARGLHYLHTGGIIHRNVKTTTILIDKNWVAKVSDFGFPKSALTRASQMHLSTSHVNGSYGYTDPEYFCREQLTDKSDVYSFGVVLFEVLMARTALNPALPSDQVSLANYALACQRNGTLPDAVDPVIKDEITPECLEKFAETAVKCLADQGMERPTMGGVLSNLELAMQLLNSMPMQNKPLIQQNHMLYV; encoded by the coding sequence ATGGCTGACACAGCTCGTCACCCATTGCTGATCTTGCTTGCCGTTGTGGCCGCTACCGCGATCATCGTGGCCATCAGTGTGGCTGTAGTGTTGTACCACAAAAGGAACAAGAGGAAGAAGAACAGGGAGCTCAGCGACGCCGGGTCACGCACGTCTGCAAGGTGGTTGCCGCAATACAACTCTTACGCCGTTGGTAAGTCGTTCACATTCGAGGAGATAAGGGAGGCAAGCAGTAATTTCGCACAGTCGCTGGTGATCGGCGTGGGCGGCTTTGGGAAAGTGTTCTGCGGCGTCGTGGACGACGGTACCAAGAAAGTGGCCATCAAGCGGTGGAACCCGTCACCGGAGCAGAGCATGCACGAGGTCCAGGCGAAGATCGAGGCGCTGTCCAAGCTGCAGCACCCGCACCTTGTCTCCCTCATTGGCTTTTGTCTGTTTAAGAAGGAGATGATCCTCGTGTGGGAATACATGGAGCACGGCACGCTTCGGGAGCACCTGTACAACAACAGCGGCAAGCCGGTGCTATCATGTTCATGGCGGCACCGCCTCCACATGTGCATCGGTGCCGCGCGGGGCTTGCACTACCTCCACACCGGCGGCATCATCCACCGGAACGTCAAGACCACCACCATCCTCATCGACAAGAATTGGGTCGCCAAGGTGTCGGACTTCGGCTTCCCCAAGTCCGCCCTGACCAGGGCGAGCCAAATGCACCTCAGCACCAGTCATGTCAACGGGAGCTACGGATACACTGACCCGGAGTATTTTTGTCGGGAGCAGCTCACTGACAAGTCAGACGTCTACTCCTTCGGCGTCGTGCTCTTCGAGGTGCTTATGGCAAGGACGGCGCTGAACCCGGCGCTGCCAAGTGACCAGGTCAGCCTCGCCAATTACGCGCTTGCCTGCCAGCGGAACGGCACCCTGCCGGACGCCGTCGACCCGGTGATCAAGGACGAGATCACGCCAGAATGCCTCGAGAAATTCGCCGAGACGGCCGTGAAGTGCCTCGCTGACCAAGGCATGGAGCGGCCTACCATGGGGGGCGTGTTGTCCAACCTAGAGCTGGCGATGCAGCTGCTTAATTCCATGCCGATGCAAAATAAACCACTGATACAACAAAATCATATGTTGTATGTGTAG